In Pyrenophora tritici-repentis strain M4 chromosome 6, whole genome shotgun sequence, the DNA window GAGTTTCTCGAGGCTATTAGGGAAGAAGCTTGTACTGGCATGGATGCTTTTGACAGTATTATGGAGCTCGATGCTCTATCCAATTCCGAACGCGTCACTGCACTTTCCACGTTTCTCATGCAAGTACTCGAAAGGATGGCGAATCGCCTTGAAGGCTTTTACGCCAAGCTCGCCCGTCACTCCGTGTTCCAACCCGATATGGAGAGAAACCCGGCTCGTGCTCGATGGAACATTCTGAAACGAAAGGTTTGGGACGGTTCCTTCTTTATTCTAGCCCGCGAAGCATCCATTCAGCCGGCTGCTAGAAATCCCACCAACGGTGTCGATTTCGACCGTGTCGTATCACAGATCGAGATGAATCTGAGCAAATCTTCACCGATGACGCCACGGACCATGGGGCTCAACGAGCAGCATGCCGCTCGTGCGATGAGCACTGCAAGCGGTACCCCTGCGTACGAACAGCACACGCAAAGTAACGCTCTCAAGGCGATGTCGACTTTCATTGACACCAACAAAAAGGCCATTCGGCGTTTGAGTAAACTACCGCAAGCTATCGATCTGCGGCAATTAATGCAAGCCTATGGATCGCTACCACAGGGTAATCATGCTCTGCCAACGCCACCGTCAAGTCGATCGCCATCGTTATCGTCATCTATGAGATATTCAATGGGACGCCGAAGATCCAGGACGCTCAATGACACGCCGCAGCTGTTGCAACGTCGTGACACTGCTATGTCTGACTGGGCTCGTTCAAACTCAGGTGCATCGGCTCATCCGTCACCAACTGCCGCTATGTCAGCATTGATGACCAAGATGAACACTCGCACAAAATCCATAAACTCACCAGTCGATCGAAGTCCCGATCATGGTGATCAGGATCGAGCGCGGTCAATGCAAGCGTTTTCTCTGCAGAGGCCGGATAGAATGAGTGGTCTAGGAATTACAGGATCTGACCATGGAGCTGGTAGTCGTATGGATGGCATGCATGCGCGTTCTAAGAGTACCACTAGTAATCTGAAGGCGTTTCGACTGCAAGCAAGTACTATGGCTGGTGGCATGAACCGGAGAAGCGATATAGGGCGAACATGAACGGACTTGAAGCTTCCATAGTTGCAAATGCTTAGTCAAATTTCCTCTTGGGATCGTTCCACATCCTTGAAGTATGCTTGAAATGGTCTAAAAGGATCACTAGTGGATTATCTGGCTCAACAAACTCTTGATGGTGGTTTAAGACTTACCGATCAGCAGAGATGGCAACTATCAAGACGGCTTttcaagctggcttgatcGGCTTGATTGTTGAAGCCTTTAGGGGCTTAGTTATCACTGCGCGCATAACGTGCCCGTGCGCGAGACGCCCGGATTCGCGAGACGCCCCGCCGAACACCAAATTGTGAAATCAACACTAACTTCAACGCGTCATAACTCTACCAATATGGACCCAATCCAAGCTGCAATTGCAGCATTTGAATCGCGAGAGCTAGGAGAACAAACCTCGTATACAAAAATTGCAGCTAAGTACAACATTGATCGATCAACACTTAGCCGAAGACACCAGGGCTCTTAAGCACCACAACAAGCCCGTACACTCTAGAAGCTAGTACTTAAtccacaacaagagctagagcttgtgagatatatAAAAACGCTCACAGAGAGAGGCCTTCCTCCTACGCGAGAGATaatcaggaatttctcatcagaagtagcccatcagcagcttAGCGAGAGCTAGGTTACTCGCTTTATCAATAGACatgtcagattgaggcgaggttttgctccatgatcgagccgatggtggttggggaaggacataagacccccaaaccagggctagcgccgggacttagcactgccaagcccgaggcgaggccacctcccactacgctggcaaatgggtcggggtgtggttggggttgggttagaaattttgcgaccccaacccagccccaacccatttgtcagcgccaagcttagggttgggttggggttgggttggggtcgcacggaccatgggttagggttgggttatagTAAAAAAATTGCAAGATGTATAATATAGATTTCAATAAAAGAAAAGTTTATATAGTATCACAGTAGATTAACACAGTGTAGCATTAACTAGTTTCATTTATAATATACAGAGGCTTCGCCAGCTAGCATTTAAGCAAGTGTATCTAGATATATCTTATAATCTAGAGAAAAGCTAGTAACTCGCGCGCAAAGTAGCGCCTAGCCAATTGAGAATCCTTCTCTTGAATAGTAACCCTCTTTGCGTGAATAGCATTGATGTTGCAGTCTATAAAAGTTATTAAATGAAAAATAGTATAGGGTAGATAGACTATACCCTCAAAATAACCAACTAAGAAAGCTTCTGTAGCTTCCTGAAGAGCTTCGATTGCAGATCGTTGAAAGCGGATATCGGCCTTGTGCACCTGTGCAAATTCGCGCACTACGCGGGAAAAGGGGAGTTTTCGCAAGAGTAGTTCAAAACCTCTCTGGTATCTCTTGATTTCCCGTAATGCGACAGCTAAGCTAAATTAGAAaatagctgtgataaacgacTGTGATAACCTACTGCCGGCCTtaaacttgcgcttcttcttaacAGCTACAGGTGCCTTTCGCGTAGACTTTCCTGCTACTTGACGTCTAGCCTTACTAGCAAGGGCCTTCTGAGCCGGCTTGCCGCCAGTAACTGTCTTGCCATCAGGACCACCCCGGCCGGCTTTACCGGTGACCTTAGGCCGTGGTTTTGTCCTTGCCATTGCGTAGTAGAGTAGATGATGAACGTAGGCGACGTATGTGATTGATTACTGTGATAAATGTGGTCGACAATTAAGAAAGTAGTAGGCTGAAAGagttaggtagctggaaagtttgggcgacggcaatttcccgatttccgcactagtaaaggcagcagcgcacggactgcatgacgtaatttgctgtttcacgatcgcatacaaccatttctgttgcaaaatcagtagcgagcatatcatacaaacgtgttaaactgctgtgataaacgccgagctcgcgcatgcgtgcagcccaaaaatgaaggaatcatcgatgtgttgatcattttgggtaatttccgcgttttcgcgctagcgcaggcagcagcgcacggaccatTTCTAGGTGAGCATAATGCTGTCTACCCATTTCTCCAGCCCCTGACGCCCAGTAACTTCCAACACCTAATAACTCTCTCTACTACATTGAaaacaccccatttacaacagcgcattatcacagtccccgccatgcctgtcgcgaaagagcaagtcggcgacgtacctgaaggcctagttccagccatcaaactTGAACCTCCGCCTGGGTTCGAACAAGATGAGTGGGAGCAGCTTACCGATGTAATAATCACAGCCATTTATCACAGCTTATGCTAATATAAGCAGGGATTTGCGTGTGAAGCTGACGAGATTGACGGTATCTTAGATCAAAGAGGTAGTGGGGGTTCacgaaaaggccgacctaTCAATTTGAGCGTCCCCTATACTGGCTCTCTGAGTGGTAGCGCCCGTGCTATTGCTCAACGTGAACGCAAAGCTCTTTTCgataaagaggagaaggtacTTGAAAGCGTTAGAACAGCCGACCGCTCCGCGAAGTACCAACTGAAGAAATCGCTTTTGCAACAGCCTAAGTATAAATTAGCAAATAGTGCTCGACAGGCTAAGCTGCTAGAGAAAGAGTGGGATATACTTTCAGAGAAGCGGTTTACCCAGAAAAAGTCTGGTAAGTTATCACAGCTGTTTATCATAGACATCTGCTAATAGACTATAGCTGAATGGCTAGAGACAAACCTAACTCATGTGCATCGTAAATGGGATGCGATCACTAAGCAGGTGGATATGAGAAAACACGAGATCACGATTGCGAAAGTGCTTAGCAAAGATGACAAGCCCACCCATGACATTAGTGGTAGAGGAATAGCAAGAATTTACGGCTCAGGTGGTGTTTTGCAAAAGATTCTTCGAAAGACCTATCAAGAAGGATTAGCAAAGCTTAACAACAACGACTTTGAGAGCAAGGAGGCTAAGAGAGAGTTTGAGAAGTTCGTGGAGGAACTTACACCTGATGAGATGAAAGTCGTAACTGATAATGACTGGCAGTAAGTTTATCACATCCTTTTATCACAGAGATACTAATATAATAAGGCAACGGGAGCCACCTAGCATTCTCGACTTACTTGGTGACGCTGATATTGAGCTGGAGGGTGATAAGCCGTACGTTAAAGGTGACGATAGCGATGAGTGTGAAGAAGAGGTTGACTATGACTCTGATCTTGAGGAGCATTTCAATTCACTTGAAGACGAGTACGAGGATGACGACCAGTGGGCTGCTGTACAGAAGCAGGCAGCGCTTGAGGAGTCTGAGGAATCTGAGGACTCTGAGTTTGAGGGGTTTCCGGATTCTGATGCCGCTTCTGAGTCTGATAATTAGAGTTTTAGGCTAAGACACTTTCAAGCATTGAGGGATAGTAAGCAGTTATCACAACTAATTAACACGGATTATTGCGCCATATAATCTTAACTTAAGATTGTGATCTGTCATTTATGCAGATTAATATCCGTGCACTCCTGACGATCTCTGTGTTTACTATGAGGCATTAAAAATGATATTCCGCTAGTAATATGCCAAGGTTTCAAGTTAAATTACAGGCGTCATAGCGCAAGCAAAGCTGAGAGGAGCGTGAGAAGCCTTGAGTCCTACATCCAAACTTAAACTTCTCAACTTTTTCCTATTGTGTGCTACTACTATTAATGCCTTATTCTACTACTTTCTAGAAGCGATGGACATAGCTGCACAGTCTATTGAGCTTATGCCTAATCCTACTAATATTGAATTTCCGGAGGACCTCAACTGTTTAAAAATCAATTCTCCACAGGTTACAAAGGGGGGTGACAGGAGAACGATTGGATTAGTGAAATATCCAAATAATCGTTTTCTGCAAGATTATAGTGTAAGTGAGATCTTAGGGACATGGACAGCGTCGTGGAGTAATACTAGCTGGGGTATAAACCCTAAAAATGATAACCCACGATGGAACTCTCCTACTCGCTATGGCACAGTATGGTTACGATTTGGAGAAGCTGCTGAGCTTCGAACTGGCCACCCCTACGTGTTCTGCTACAACTGTAGTCTTGCACTCCAGCATCCAAATCTAGGTGGTATTGGGACAAAGCACCTTATTACTCATCTTAAAACAAAAAGCTGTCGAAATGTCCTTACTCCTATTCATAATGAGGCAGACTTATCGGCCTCTACTCTATCCCAACGTCAACAAAGAAACAGTACTTCATCAATACCAGCTTACACTACTACTACCTTTGAAAAGGAGCTTGTACGGGTAGTAATCGACAGCAACTGGTCATTCCGAACAGTTGAACGACCATCTTTCCATCGATTTCTTCGGTTCCTTCGACCAGATACTGTGATAATTAGTCGTTGTAAATTCAAGACGATATTCAAGAGTCAACATGAGGAAGCAAAAAGGTCTATCCTTCGAGATCTTGGAAAATCAACAAAGATCTCAATCGCCTTAGATGCCTGGTCTGCAGCTAATCACCTCTGCTTTCTTGCGGTAAAGGGTTACTACATTAACAAAGACTGGAAACTTCAGGAAAAGCTACTTGACTTTCTCCCTATGCGCGGCAGGCACACCGGTACTTCTATGGCAGACGAGGTACTGCATATTCTTCTGGATACAAAGACCAAAACCCAGCTTCTAGCTATTACTTGTGATAACGCTAGTAACAATAGCGTACTTGCTCGCACTCTCCAGTCTAAACTCCAAGAAGTCGACATTCAGTGGAGTGCCAGAGAAAACACTATCCCTTGCCTTGCCCATATTATCAACCTCGTTGTCCAGGATATTATCCAACACCTTCGGCTAGCAGCAACTACAGAGTTAGGAGCAAGGGATACCCTACAGAGACGTCATATACAGGACATTGAGACGCATATTTCAGTCCCAAATTCCCTTCGCAAGGTATTTCGCTTTTAACACATTCATTTATCACATACTAATAATAGACTAGATAAGGGCGATTTGTATCGCTATTGACGTATCACCTCAACGCTTTGAGCGGTTTATTGCGGTACAACAACATCTACCGCCAAAGGAGCGATTATCTGTTATCCGCGACGTGAAAACCCGATGGAACTCAACATACGACATGTTAGAGCGCGCGCTCAAAATCCAAAAATATATTGATGAATGGCTTAAACAAGAAATCTTGCTAAGGCCAGGTAGTCACCTGGATAGCTCTCTAGacaacaatcaaatggctGAGATTGATTTCCGGGATCTTAAACGCCTCCGCTTATCTTCGACTGAGTGGCATCATCTCGAACTCGTTACTGAGATGCTTAAACGGTTTAAAACGGCAACTAGCTTCCTCAGCCAGAACGAGAAGCCCCAGATTCAGTATATTTGGTTAATGTACAATCGACTGTTTGATTTCTTGGACAAAATGTCAGAGGACCTagatgaggatgaagaaAATCAAGATGATAGGGAATGGCTAGACGTAGTACGAGCTGCAGCTGACAGGGGTCGTCTAAAACTGAGCAAGTACTATTCGAAGACAGACGCAGAACGTGGGTTCTTGTTTAATTGTGCCACTATCCTTGATCCAACGCAGAAGCTTACAGCATATGAAGTATGATTATCACAGCTATTTATCACAGTCACGCTCTAATTACGCTTATAGGACGATTCATGGGAGCCACAGTACAAGCATCTCTACCGAGGCCAATTTCTTGCTTACCTTGATCGTTATGATAATACGGACGGGAGAGGTTCAACCCCAGGCTCTAGCATAGTCAAAAGGAGGTCACTTGGGAATGAGTGGTTCAGAAAGCCAGCTCCTCCCCCTACATCAGCGTTAAACAGCTTTTCTTCCCAGAACTCTTCACTAGTAGAATCAGACAAGACAACTGGCCCAACCCGCCAAGAAGGAGAGTCCTACCTTAGTACTGCCTGTGTAATGACAGATGACTCTTTCGATATTCTAGAGTGGTGGAAGACGAACGAGCCTACCTACCCACGACTATCCCAAGTGGcgaaggatatactagcaATACCAATTGCTCAGGTTGGGGTTGAAAGAGTTTTCAATGTTGCTAAGGATGTTATTGGTAGTCGGAGGCACCGACTATCTGCCCGGACAATACAGCAGATAATGGTTCTTAAGGATACAATATctcaagaggaagaacaGGGTCTAGACTACCTAGTTGCTCAATTAGGGGAGGATGGAGAGCCAATTGACGAGGTTAATGATCTTTTTGAGCTTCCAGCCTCGTTAGAGCATACCTTCGATATAGATGAGGAGAACCAGActacagaagaagagtcggaggaagaggtccaggaggagcgtcaattgccacctcgaaagcgccagcgtcctCAGCGCTACCGTGATAATTAGCTGTGTTAATATATCTCGTTTTATGTATCTACTATATCATCAACGTGTACACATTATCTTAATTAAGTGTTGTTCCGTTAAAGTACCCAAAAaatataacccaaccccaacccaacccagcccaacccaagcccaaccctaccacttggtctgtgcgaccccagcccagccctaacccatggtctgtgcgaccccaacccaaccccaacccaagactgggtatacccaacccatttgccagcgtacctcccacagacagagccgtagacagacacagacaatacacacttgatcccatccataaaaaaTCTGACAAGACACaagatccatctcatcttaAAGTAGACCAGCGCCATagatcgtacgcgccacctaGCTAATTCTAAGTtaaagtatagactctacttcgagctaCTGCACTAAAAGATCACTAAATACCACCTTAAGGCTCAAGATATATATAATATagatgagaagggcttcttaattAGCTTAATAGGCAGAAGCAAGAGGATATTTAGTAGGCGTTAAtaggagaagaaggaggttcgagcacCTCTCTAGGATAGATCACGTGAGTTTCTGACAATCCTGgtgtcagatttttatggatgggatcaagtgtgtattctctgtgtctgtctacggctctgtctgtgggaggtggcctcgcctcgggcttggcagtgctaagtcccggcgctagccctggtttgggggtctcatgtccttccccaaccaccatcggctcgatcatggagcaaaacctcgcctcaatctgacacaccccctcagctcgGCGCTCCTCGGCAGCCTGAGGTGGAGTGGTCTTTGCGACATTCATACCGGACTATATAACAAGactttccatcttctccagaATTTCCTCTGGATCTGCTTCCTCTACGTCTCGTTCCTTCACTTCAACCAGTCCGACCTGCGTCAAGAACTGGGGCCAGTTGTTGGCAGGCAGGGTCTTCGTGAAACCATCGGCGAGCATTTCGCCAGACGGTACATACACGACTCTGATAGACTTTCGCTTTGCCTCTTGCCTcagccagtgattgtggaTGTCCACGTGACGGAGTTTCGTCGTCAGCTGAGAGATCTCCTCGTTGATCAGCCGGATCGTCTGCGTATTATCGCACTGTATCGTAATTGTCTTCTCCGTCAACTCTACCCGAAGCTCCTCTAGCAGCATCCGCACAAACATGGACTCCTTAGCCACTTGCGATAGCGCGAGGAGTTCTGCTTCGGTCGTAGATGTCGTGATGGTATCTTGTTTGTTCGCCCTCCATGCGATCAGTCCTCCAAATAGCTTGATAACGTACCCTTGGGAGCTCTTGCGATCCGCGGTGTTGTCCGCAAAGGATGCATCGCTAGCTACTACCAATTGGTCGTCTCCTCCGAATGATAAGGATAGAAGCTTGGTTGACTCCAGGTACAACAGCACTCGGTCAGCGGCTTCTTGATGTAGTGGACCAGGGTTTGTGAGGAACCGGGCGAGTCGTGATACTGGGAATGCGACATCGGGTCGGGTGttgacggcggcgaagagtaacgatccaatcttgcgttgaTACAAGTTAATCTCTCCAGGAGTCGCCAAACCCTCACGTGCAACTAGTTCGACTCTAGCCATTGGTGTGTTGTGTCGTTGGTCCTTGTTCGTTGCCAGCcgtgcaatcttctcaacataAGCTTTCTGTGACAGCCAGATCTTTCGCTTCTCTCGGTCCCGTATAACTTCTACTCCTAAAAACCACTGCAAATCCTTTCCTCCGGTCAGGTTGTATCGCTGTTTCAGTTCCTCTTCCACTTTCCGAGCTACTTCCGCGTGCCGTTTCGAAGAGGCAAGGATAATGTCATCAACataaaagaagatgaacACTCCGTCTCGGATCATGCAGCAAGGTTCGTGGGGAACTGGCGAGAACCCGATTTCTAGAAGGAAGGCAGTGAAGTGTCTTTGCCAGAGCAATGGCGAGATCCGTAGGCCGTACAGCGCTTTGTTTAGTTGCAGTATTGTTCCCTGCTTCCTGTATCCTGGGGGCATCCGCATGTACACTGT includes these proteins:
- a CDS encoding HHT1, Histones H3 and H4 → MARTKPRPKVTGKAGRGGPDGKTVTGGKPAQKALASKARRQVAGKSTRKAPVAVKKKRKFKAGTVALREIKRYQRGFELLLRKLPFSRVVREFAQVHKADIRFQRSAIEALQEATEAFLVGYFEDCNINAIHAKRVTIQEKDSQLARRYFARELLAFL